The following are encoded in a window of Narcine bancroftii isolate sNarBan1 chromosome 2, sNarBan1.hap1, whole genome shotgun sequence genomic DNA:
- the LOC138752573 gene encoding neurosecretory protein VGF-like, whose amino-acid sequence MILPARPSAFVIFAAALLSLSLVGSAPHSVENSRQAKSTENAQISHSQPAPSGPVPAEDGRAPQGQAEAARSYQVRSVAASQLGAPRDATDDEDLFKDMDAKALATILLQALKVGGENAESEESKGGNRVGLPFIYQGFPQKDVDENVKSATRVVKTQRRDPSQNGDSDEDSENTLAPRNLESLLQDLEKFSSATKRERSNAADMAHHRTQSEESKENDVLRKLSALEEMVERKQGYSDYEDNAEDGRDRTGYRGQDRGEEVGRKNREDQASNVASELLLKYLLKEESSQEEEPRLEEEVKKNSEESEQEVDSTSEEKRSDEDNDIDPQTIDRLIEISSKLHLPADDVIDIINDVEKKRKDSMEKVESRHGGGARHKFRPELREEHSLMPRYREERPRHHPNSDLTLQDLLSAENALDYEGMSLPIPRRYGPGQNSYPNYIRPRTYLQRHRPYYYQPVFRNEDYYDDESQDKEELENYIEKILLKHPEVFQ is encoded by the coding sequence ATGATTTTGCCAGCTCGTCCGTCGGCTTTCGTGATCTTCGCCGCAGCTCTGTTATCTTTGAGCCTCGTCGGGAGTGCACCTCACTCGGTGGAGAACTCACGCCAGGCCAAGTCCACGGAGAATGCTCAGATCTCCCACTCCCAACCGGCCCCGAGCGGGCCTGTGCCCGCGGAAGACGGGAGGGCACCCCAGGGTCAGGCTGAGGCCGCAAGGAGCTACCAGGTCAGGTCGGTGGCCGCGTCCCAGCTGGGTGCCCCTCGGGACGCCACTGATGATGAAGATCTCTTCAAAGACATGGATGCAAAGGCGCTAGCTACCATTCTTCTTCAAGCACTGAAGGTGGGCGGGGAGAATGCAGAGTCTGAGGAATCCAAGGGTGGGAACAGGGTTGGCCTTCCCTTCATCTATCAGGGATTCCCCCAGAAAGACGTTGACGAGAATGTGAAAAGTGCAACGCGGGTGGTGAAGACCCAAAGGAGGGACCCTTCACAAAATGGGGACTCCGATGAAGATAGCGAAAACACCTTGGCTCCTCGGAACCTGGAGTCACTGTTACAAGATTTGGAGAAGTTTAGCTCAGCCACCAAGAGGGAGAGATCCAATGCAGCAGACATGGCGCACCACAGAACCCAGAGTGAAGAATCAAAAGAGAACGATGTTTTGAGGAAGCTGAGTGCGCTTGAAGAGATGGTTGAACGGAAGCAGGGATATTCTGACTATGAAGATAATGCAGAAGATGGGAGGGATAGAACTGGGTACCGCGGTCAGGATAGAGGAGAAGAGGTTGGCAGGAAGAACAGGGAAGATCAGGCGAGCAACGTGGCATCTGAGTTGCTGCTGAAGTATCTGTTGAAGGAGGAATCTAGCCAAGAGGAGGAACCGCGCCTGGAGGAAGAGGTGAAGAAGAACAGCGAGGAGTCTGAGCAAGAGGTGGACAGCACATCCGAGGAGAAGAGGTCGGACGAAGACAACGACATTGACCCCCAGACCATTGACAGGCTCATTGAGATCTCCAGCAAGCTTCACTTGCCGGCCGATGATGTCATTGACATCATCAACGATGTAGAAAAGAAGAGGAAAGATTCCATGGAGAAGGTGGAGAGCCGGCATGGCGGCGGGGCCAGACACAAATTCCGGCCGGAATTACGTGAAGAACACAGCCTGATGCCCCGCTACCGAGAAGAAAGACCCAGGCACCATCCCAACAGTGACCTGACCCTCCAAGACCTGCTGAGCGCCGAGAATGCCTTGGACTACGAAGGCATgtctctccccatccccaggaGGTACGGGCCCGGGCAAAACTCGTACCCTAACTACATCCGTCCTCGGACATACCTGCAGCGCCACCGCCCCTACTATTATCAGCCGGTCTTCAGGAATGAAGACTATTACGATGATGAGTCCCAAGACAAAGAAGAATTGGAGAACTACATTGAGAAGATCTTACTCAAACACCCAGAGGTTTTCCAGTAA